In Triticum urartu cultivar G1812 chromosome 6, Tu2.1, whole genome shotgun sequence, the following proteins share a genomic window:
- the LOC125512265 gene encoding aminopeptidase M1-A, with protein sequence MAAELEQSAEHFRGQARLPGFAAPRRYDLRLTPDLAACTFAGSVSVDVDVATPTRFLVLNAADLDVSPGDVHFAPKGSGQVLLPVEVTSALEDEILIIRFNEVLPLGEGTLVIAFQGTLNDKMKGFYRSVYELNGEKKNMAVTQFEPADARRCFPCWDEPSFKAVFKITLDVPSETVALSNMPVVEEKVNGPTKTVYFQESPIMSTYLVAVIVGMFDYVEAFTADGTSVRVYTQVGKSAQGKFALEVAVKTLILFKEYFAVPYPLPKMDMIAIPDFASGAMENYGLVTYRETALLFDERHSAAANKQRVAVVVAHELAHQWFGNLVTMEWWTHLWLNEGFATWVSYLAADRFFPEWNVWIQFLEESTTGFRLDALAGSHPIEVDVNHVDEIDEIFDAISYRKGAAVIRMLQSYLGAEIFQKSLAAYIKRFAYSNAKTEDLWAALEEGSGEPVKTLMHSWTKQQGYPVVSVKLKDGKLELEQTQFLSSGSEGVGQWVVPITLCCCSYSVQQKFLFRGKQEDFNLSGLVECQKKDDFWIKLNVDQTGFYRVSYDEELASRLRHAVETNILSAADRYGVLDDTYALCMAGKQKLVTLLHLIAAYKNETEYTVLAHAINTSLSIYEMMAVAAPEELVNMKKFLIDFLEPFAQRVGWDAKGGEGHLNALLRGTLLTALAELGHQATIEEAVRRFNVFLEDRETPLLPPDVRKAAYVALMQTVNKSNKSGYESLLKIYRETDLSQEKVRVLGSLASSPDPDVVCEALNFLLSSEVRNQDCIFVLRGVTAAAHEVAWTWLKENWDYIAETFTGHLLTYFITVTVSPLATDEKGDEAEEFFKSRTKASIARTVKQSIERVRIKAKWVKSTKGEADLGNVLKELAHKH encoded by the exons ATGGCGGCGGAGCTGGAGCAGAGCGCGGAGCACTTCAGGGGGCAGGCGCGGCTGCCGGGCTTCGCGGCGCCGCGCCGGTACGATCTGCGCCTCACGCCGGACCTCGCCGCCTGCACCTTCGCGGGCTCGGTGTCCGTCGACGTCGACGTCGCCACGCCCACGCGCTTCCTCGTGCTCAACGCCGCCGACCTCGACGTGTCCCCCGGGGACGTGCACTTCGCGCCCAAGGGCTCCGGCCAG GTATTACTTCCTGTGGAGGTTACCAGTGCACTGGAGGATGAGATCTTGATTATTCGCTTCAATGAAGTGCTTCCTCTTGGGGAGGGAACTTTGGTAATTGCATTCCAAGGAACTTTGAATGATAAGATGAAGGGTTTTTACAGAAG TGTGTATGAGCTCAATGGGGAGAAGAAGAACATGGCTGTAACCCAGTTTGAACCTGCTGATGCAAGGCGCTGCTTCCCATGCTGGGATGAACCGTCTTTCAAG GCTGTATTTAAAATTACTCTTGACGTTCCGTCTGAGACCGTTGCTTTGTCAAATATGCCAGTTGTTGAAGAGAAGGTCAATGGTCCTACCAAAACTGTCTACTTTCAAGAATCACCGATAATGTCAACATACCTAGTGGCCGTTATTGTCGGCATGTTCGATTATGTAGAAGCTTTCACCGCGGATG GTACTAGTGTTCGTGTTTACACACAGGTTGGTAAGAGTGCCCAGGGAAAGTTTGCGCTAGAGGTTGCTGTGAAGACACTGATCCTCTTCAAGGA GTACTTTGCTGTGCCATATCCTCTCCCAAAAATGGACATGATTGCCATTCCTGATTTTGCTTCTGGAGCGATGGAGAACTATGGCTTAGTTACATACCGTGAAACAGCTTTGCTATTTGATGAGCGACACTCTGCAGCTGCTAATAAGCAAAGG GTTGCAGTTGTTGTTGCACATGAATTAGCTCACCAGTGGTTTGGAAATCTTGTGACTATGGAATGGTGGACACACCTATGGCTGAACGAAGGTTTTGCAACATGG GTATCCTACTTAGCTGCAGATCGTTTCTTTCCAGAATGGAATGTTTGGATTCAGTTTCTAGAGGAATCTACAACAGGTTTCAGGTTGGATGCTCTTGCAGGGTCACATCCAATTGAG GTTGATGTAAATCATGTTGATGAAATAGATGAGATATTCGATGCTATAAGCTATAGGAAAGGAGCTGCTGTTATCCGAATGTTGCAGAGCTACCTTGGGGCTGAGATCTTCCAG AAATCGCTGGCTGCATACATCAAAAGGTTTGCATATTCAAATGCCAAGACAGAGGACTTGTGGGCTGCCCTCGAAGAGGGGTCTGGTGAGCCAGTGAAAACACTAATGCACTCCTGGACGAAGCAGCAAGGTTATCCTGTTGTCAGCGTAAAACTAAAGGATGGAAAGCTAGAGCTGGAGCAG ACACAGTTCCTGTCAAGTGGGTCTGAAGGAGTTGGGCAATGGGTGGTTCCCATCACACTATGCTGCTGTTCGTACTCAGTTCAGCAAAAGTTCCTTTTCCGTGGAAAACAGGAGGATTTCAATTTGTCAGGGCTCGTAGAATGTCAAAAGAAAGATGATTTCTGGATTAAACTTAATGTCGATCAGACTGGTTTCTACAGAGTGAGTTATGATGAGGAACTTGCATCCCGACTTAGGCATGCAGTTGAGACCAACATACTGAGTGCAGCAGACAGATATG GTGTACTTGATGACACCTATGCCCTCTGCATGGCTGGTAAACAGAAGTTGGTCACGTTGCTGCATTTGATTGCTGCGTACAAGAATGAGACTGAGTATACTGTGCTTGCACATGCCATCAAT ACAAGCCTGAGCATATATGAGATGATGGCTGTTGCTGCACCTGAGGAGTTGGTTAATATGAAGAAGTTCCTAATTGACTTCCTTGAGCCATTCGCACA GAGAGTTGGCTGGGATGCCAAGGGTGGGGAGGGTCACCTGAATGCACTGTTAAGAGGCACACTCTTAACTGCTCTGGCGGAACTAGGCCATCAGGCTACCATAGAAGAGGCTGTCCGTCGATTTAATGTCTTTCTGGAAGACAGAGAGACGCCACTCCTCCCACCAGATGTCCGAAAG GCTGCATATGTTGCTCTGATGCAGACAGTGAACAAGTCAAACAAAAGTGGGTATGAATCTCTCCTGAAGATTTACAGGGAAACTGATCTGAGCCAGGAAAAAGTCCGTGTGCTAG GTTCTTTGGCATCATCCCCTGACCCTGACGTTGTTTGTGAAGCGCTGAATTTCCTGCTATCATCTGAG GTAAGGAATCAGGATTGTATATTTGTGCTCCGCGGAGTGACTGCAGCAGCGCATGAGGTGGCATGGACATGGTTGAAG GAAAACTGGGACTACATAGCAGAGACCTTCACTGGACACCTGCTCACCTATTTTATCACCGTCACTGTCTCACCG CTCGCCACGGACGAGAAGGGTGATGAGGCAGAGGAGTTCTTCAAGAGCAGGACCAAGGCGAGCATTGCGAGGACGGTGAAGCAGAGCATCGAGAGGGTGAGGATCAAGGCCAAGTGGGTCAAGAGCACCAAGGGCGAGGCCGACCTCGGCAATGTTCTCAAGGAGCTCGCTCACAAGCATTGA